In one Lolium rigidum isolate FL_2022 chromosome 3, APGP_CSIRO_Lrig_0.1, whole genome shotgun sequence genomic region, the following are encoded:
- the LOC124699744 gene encoding disease resistance protein RGA4-like — translation MEATLLSGFIDLILQKLTSLASDMYKLKGSIKDDIRFLEKELCMIHGAIDAHQLPTWKGDQGSVLSLSVEELRELAHHIEDWIDRFIYQAALEQDPSLLRRVVGYPKAMKSRQMLATELQLLKKITEEAHIRQERYTVFAGQSSSMQAVAEEPPYSCATDPRILDTDLVGIDVPRDELLEQLEESQQKQLKVISVVGFCGSGKTVLAREVYNSDVGRRFSVRAWVSAADRSPRQVLAEILQKLGRPVSDSSHVGSLAADLREHLHKKRYFIVIDDMRTDHWSAMESAFPTDNGVSSRVIVTTTVQSVANACSSENGYVHKVRRLGKKHSKQLFFKKACPKEYSGYNEPDSAAALKKCDGQPLALVSMSQFFRKMGWPTRPICQNLCRQLGRHLEKDETLERMRRVLTHSYTSLKGHAPKACLLYFGLFPSDRLVRRKSLMRRWLAEGFVKTESSSCENFDMLLDRNIIEPIDVGSNNEVKTCRTYGMMREFILHMSTTQNFNTLFCNGAVGRKYVRRLSLHPNTPRIGACLDIDFSLVRSLTVFGEAGDANFDLRKYQLLRVLGLEECTDLGDDHLRHICNLLLLKYLGLGSAFTSLPKGIEKLKLLETLDLRRTKVEVLPIEVILLPSLIHLFGKFKISDKVKRTSELQKFLLSGKCNLETLAGFVTDQSQGFPQILSHMKKLRKVKIWCERTASSTNLSNLELAIQKFIHDDKEETHESRSLSLHFDEHCSEDILNSLKEPCYLTSLKITSKLPELPQFVKALRDLRELCLSSTKLTARLLAALTELRSLKYLKLIADHLEEFIIKDQAFPRLLRICFVLQCPTLPKIEEGALPYLMSLQLICKDLVGLSDMKIEHLRCLKDVTLDQKVTPETREAWEKAAKEHPNRPKVLLFKTIDPTESEHTDHSVDSEPEEHEIVEASVDLEEPEQVVDSQMLVNKGSGSYAMTKKRKYSAVQSSSKDEASSSFDDMGTARCLLVPIDPGL, via the exons ATGGAGGCCACCCTTTTGAGCGGATTCATAGACCTTATCCTCCAGAAGCTCACGTCTTTGGCATCCGATATGTACAAGCTGAAGGGATCCATCAAGGACGACATCAGATTCCTGGAGAAAGAACTCTGCATGATCCATGGCGCAATCGATGCTCACCAGCTCCCTACGTGGAAGGGTGACCAAGGAAGCGTGCTGAGCCTGTCCGTCGAGGAGCTACGGGAGCTGGCTCACCACATCGAAGACTGGATCGACCGCTTCATCTATCAAGCGGCCCTCGAGCAGGACCCGTCGTTGCTCCGCCGGGTTGTTGGCTACCCGAAGGCTATGAAGTCCCGCCAGATGTTGGCCACCGAGCTGCAGCTTCTGAAGAAGATAACGGAGGAAGCGCACATTCGGCAAGAAAGGTACACGGTCTTCGCCGGTCAGTCCTCCTCGATgcaggcggtggcggaggagccGCCCTACTCCTGCGCTACTGACCCACGCATCCTCGACACGGATCTCGTGGGCATCGACGTTCCCCGTGACGAGCTCCTGGAGCAGCTGGAGGAGAGCCAGCAGAAGCAGCTGAAGGTGATCTCCGTCGTCGGTTTCTGTGGCTCGGGGAAGACCGTTCTTGCCAGAGAGGTGTACAACAGCGACGTCGGCCGGCGCTTCAGCGTACGGGCGTGGGTATCTGCTGCGGACAGGTCTCCGAGGCAAGTGCTCGCCGAGATACTCCAGAAGCTCGGTAGGCCGGTATCGGATAGCTCACATGTTGGCTCGCTTGCTGCAGACCTCAGGGAACACTTGCATAAGAAGAG GTATTTCATTGTAATCGATGATATGCGAACAGATCACTGGAGTGCCATGGAGTCTGCCTTCCCAACAGATAATGGTGTAAGCAGTAGAGTTATAGTGACAACCACTGTGCAGTCAGTAGCTAATGCTTGCAGCTCTGAGAATGGCTACGTGCACAAAGTAAGAAGACTTGGTAAGAAGCACTCAAAACAATTGTTCTTCAAGAAAGCTTGTCCAAAGGAATATTCAGGTTACAATGAGCCAGATTCAGCAGCGGCTCTGAAGAAATGTGATGGCCAACCACTTGCTCTTGTTAGCATGAGCCAGTTCTTCCGGAAAATGGGTTGGCCGACACGACCCATCTGCCAAAATCTGTGCAGGCAGCTAGGCCGCCATCTGGAGAAGGACGAGACCTTAGAAAGGATGCGACGGGTGCTTACCCATAGCTACACCAGTCTGAAAGGCCATGCCCCCAAGGCTTGCTTGCTGTACTTTGGTCTGTTCCCGAGTGATCGTCTGGTCAGGAGGAAGAGTCTGATGAGGCGGTGGTTAGCTGAGGGATTTGTGAAGACAGAATCTTCATCTTGTGAAAACTTTGACATGCTCCTAGATCGGAATATCATTGAGCCCATCGATGTAGGCAGCAACAACGAGGTGAAGACATGCCGAACTTATGGCATGATGCGTGAGTTCATCTTGCACATGTCCACTACCCAGAACTTCAACACCTTGTTTTGCAATGGGGCAGTCGGGCGCAAATATGTCCGCCGGCTTTCCCTACATCCCAATACTCCTAGAATTGGCGCTTGTTTGGACATTGATTTCTCACTTGTCAGGTCCCTTACAGTCTTTGGGGAGGCTGGCGATGCTAATTTTGATCTCCGCAAGTATCAACTGCTGAGAGTCCTAGGTCTTGAAGAATGTACCGACTTGGGAGATGATCATCTCAGACACATATGCAACCTGCTGCTTCTGAAATATCTGGGCCTTGGGAGCGCTTTTACGAGCCTTCCAAAGGGGATTGAAAAACTTAAACTTTTGGAGACACTTGATCTAAGGAGAACCAAGGTGGAGGTACTTCCCATAGAAGTCATCCTGCTACCCTCATTAATTCATCTCTTTGGGAAGTTCAAAATTTCAGACAAAGTAAAGAGAACGAGTGAACTGCAGAAATTTTTGTTGTCAGGAAAATGCAACTTGGAGACGCTAGCAGGATTTGTCACTGATCAAAGCCAAGGATTTCCACAAATCCTGAGCCACATGAAAAAACTGAGGAAGGTGAAGATATGGTGTGAGAGAACTGCAAGTAGCACTAACTTGTCTAATCTTGAGCTTGCCATTCAAAAGTTCATTCATGATGATAAAGAGGAGACCCATGAGTCTCGTTCTCTTTCACTTCACTTCGATGAACACTGCTCCGAAGACATCCTGAATTCCTTAAAAGAACCCTGTTATCTTACATCACTGAAAATAACCAGCAAGTTGCCTGAATTGCCTCAGTTTGTGAAAGCACTGCGTGATCTCAGGGAACTGTGTCTTTCATCAACAAAACTTACAGCCAGGCTACTTGCAGCTTTGACCGAGTTGAGATCCTTGAAATATCTCAAGCTGATTGCAGATCATCTTGAGGAGTTCATTATTAAAGATCAGGCATTTCCAAGACTGCTGCGCATATGTTTCGTACTGCAATGCCCCACATTACCAAAAATCGAGGAAGGAGCTTTGCCGTATCTCATGTCACTTCAGTTGATCTGTAAAGACCTAGTTGGTCTTTCCGACATGAaaattgaacacctccggtgtcttAAGGATGTCACTCTTGATCAGAAAGTCACTCCAGAGACGAGAGAAGCTTGGGAAAAGGCTGCTAAGGAGCATCCAAACAGACCAAAAGTTTTGTTGTTCAAGACAATTGATCCAACGGAAAGTGAGCATACAGACCATTCTGTTGATTCAGAACCAGAGGAACATGAGATAGTAGAAGCTTCTGTAGACCTAGAGGAGCCAGAACAAGTTGTTGACAGTCAAATGCTAGTCAATAAGGGATCAGGATCCTATGCCATGACTAAGAAACGGAAGTATTCTGCAGTCCAGTCAAGTTCAAAGGATGAAGCGAGTTCTTCTTTCGATGATATGGGAACGGCACGGTGCCTTCTTGTACCCATTGATCCTGGTCTATGA